One Nicotiana tomentosiformis chromosome 1, ASM39032v3, whole genome shotgun sequence genomic window, CAGCACTGAATCCCTGATATTACCCTTATCCATTCCCAGCAGAGAGTCGAGGATGTTAATTTGAGTGCACTTTGCATTATCCATTTCTTGCCTGGACAATCTTATGTGTTATAGATCTGTTATCATTGAAATATCATAAAAAACATGCCAGCATATgacattttatgtatttgaaggtatctttttttttttttggctttttCTTATTGATCTACATGAAATTGGTAGCTGCTCTCATGTTAAGATTCCTAGTTAACATCGTGATTAAGTGGTTCTATGAACTTCTTAATTTTTGAAAGAAGTTTGACTATATCATGTATACTTCTCCTATTATGCAGATCAGTTTGACCTTGAACATATCAGCAGATTTACAATCATTGTTCACGTGGAATACTAAGCAGGTTTTTCGATCTACCTTATTTGCACCATAATTTGGACTTTACTCTTTCATCCCTATTACTTAGGTCTGATTTTCTTCTATGTGGAGTACATATGAATGTCTGGATGTTTGGCTATGTATGCGTCTTATGTTCCACTAAGCTAATCTCTTGGACATTATATATGTACACTTTTCGTCCCTGGTCTTGTATCATTGGAGTTTGCTAGAGTGTAGAGGAGAGGCGGTCATATAGACGTTGATGCCAATGGCAAAGCTAGGAATTTCTTCAAGGttgttcaaatttaaaagaagtgaattttttttcgacaaagggtgttcaatatgtgttatatacctctaaaacgtaatattttacctatgtacacagtgtaatttttcgacgaagggtgGTTAGTTGACCACCCTTATGACCATGTAGCTTTGCCACTGGTTGATGCCACAGCTAACACTCGGAATTTTAGGATGTGGAAATTGGAAAGTAAAATGTAATACAGAACTTTACCAGGCTATTGGTTACCTATAGCAATGCCAGATAGTAAAATCTATGCCTTCTTGTACAACTTGATGAAGTTTCACCAATAAGTCCAATGGCTTGTTTCAGTATTTCCTTTTTCACTGTATATTTTTAGTGAAGATTTACTGAATGGCCTTAAAAGATTTTGTCACTGTGCCTGTGAGAATGCTGGTTTTATTCACTTTCttccttttctattttctttgGGAACCAAATTTACAGTTGGAGGACATGATTTCGAGTGTCTTACAGCTTCACCATACCATTTATTAAAATTCTGTCAAGCTTGAACCTAGCATGTGTAATAAGAGACCTGAATAATTCAAAAAGAACAAGACTCACTTGCTCTGGGGTTCCGGTGTATGACAAGTGATTTTTTCATGACTGCAATAAGCTTACCAGATGTTCGAATTCAAATTTTATGGTTTTTAACTTAGGTCTCTTAAGATATATTTTGGTATTGATCGGTCAGATTGCCTGTAAGTAGGGATTGCCTTTACACTTACTTTGAGCAAGTATACAACTCTAATTATGTCAAAATTTGCAGGTGTTTGTATTTTTGGCAGCTGAGTATGAAACTCCAAAGAATGCTCTAAATCAGGTCTATCTTTCATTGGTTTAGAACTGCATCTATGATTAATATTTTCCTTGTATTATATTTATTGTTTGATGGTTATTTGAGGTTTGTGTCATTGTTTAATAAATGTATTGCAACTGAAAGTAAGTTTTAGCAGTAATTCAGTATGTATCGACATATCAGTCCTTTGCTTCTCCTTGTAAAAAAGGAATACAGTCCTGTACTTCTTTGTCAGTGATGGGATTTTCCTGTAAGTATGAGTATATGCTTAGTGAACCTAAGAGTGAGGCCCATAGGTTAAGAATCATGAGGTCTCGGGTTCAAATCCAACTGGGCAAAAAAACTAGGCAAATTCTTCCCATCTTTCCAAAGTCTGGGTGGATAAAGTTACCCGGTACCCATGCTGGTGAACGGTAGTAGGTaacccgtggaattagtcgaggtgtgcCCAAGCTGGTCTGGACACCACGGTTATTAAAAAAGAGAGTATATGCTTAGTGATACCTCTTGGGACTGTCTTCTCTTACTTGGATGAGCAGGCTGTTGCAGCCCCAAGGATACTCCAATCCCTAAATCTTTTAGGGACCTGCTTGAGAATTTGTTTTGTATCTTGTTTTCCTACCAGATTAGAGTTTGGTTTGAATTCCTTCAACTGATCTGATAGCTTTACAAACAGATATCTCTGTGGGATGGTATTATCCCCAGTAAGGAACATGCAAAATTTTTGATTCACACCACAAACAAGTATCGCTTCGTTGATCAGGTTAGTTTCAGAAGCATTTTGCTTTATTCTGCTTTCTTGGTCTTCTCATGGTATTCATAGGTACCTTATTCCTTTTTATAGGGAAGCAACCTCCGTGGTAAAGATTTTAATCTAACACTGCATTGGCACGTTATGCCAAAAACCGGAAAAATGTCTGCAAACAAACTTGTGATGACTGGTTACCGCTTGCCAGAGACATACAGATGATGGAATTTTTTCTTTGTGCAATTTATCTGTAACTTTAGCCTCCACTGACAGGAAGGGAAAAATGTGCTTAAACGAGatgaattggataattttgtagCGGATAATGTCAGAGAGCTATTTATTGGCTTCAAATTCACATATTGGAACTATAGACCTTTAATATCTCTCGTTCTTCTATGATTGTTTTGCTCGTCTAAAACCTCAATTATTTCCTTTCTTCTGCTGGTCGGAGAACCTTAATAGGTATTTGGACAATATTTGAGTCAATTGAAAAACAAAAGGTATTTGAAGttgaaactgaaaaaaaaattagTGGAAGAAAGCTTTTAGTGAAGTTTCCAACTGCAGACAATTTTATGTGGGGATGGCTCAGCAGTAAAAAGTATAGTAAACAGTGAAAAAGTTTTCATTTCGCGAAAA contains:
- the LOC104092205 gene encoding signal peptidase complex subunit 3B, translating into MHSFGYRANALLTLAITILAFMCGIASLSDNFNYPAPTAQVQVLNINWFQKKPDGDDEISLTLNISADLQSLFTWNTKQVFVFLAAEYETPKNALNQISLWDGIIPSKEHAKFLIHTTNKYRFVDQGSNLRGKDFNLTLHWHVMPKTGKMSANKLVMTGYRLPETYR